A segment of the Vanessa cardui chromosome 22, ilVanCard2.1, whole genome shotgun sequence genome:
ctataatgtccttgtattatataccaaatcttcctctcgaatcactttatatactaaaataaaaccgcttcaaaatccgttgcgtaaatttcAAGCTATAagtatacataggaacagacagcggtaagctactttgttttatacaatgtaatgatggggctttgtgcaaaccctgTCATCTTAGTAGGTACCACttactcattatatattcgAACGCCAagtagcaatacttaatattatgtagGTCCGGTTTGAAGATTGAATGAGCCAATGTCAACAGGCATGAAGGTCATAATATgtcagttcccaagattggtgcaTTATACTAAAGTTATTACTGCAGTCGAACTCTGGGTCTAAAACTATAATTTTGCAATGGATTCCATCACATGTAGGTATATTAGGAAATGAAAAAGCCGACCAATTAGCCAAAGCAGCCTCTTCCGATGGAATAGATGTATCAATAAGGCCTTACTaccttataatgattatatttataaaattaagaaagcGTGCTACGATTTATGGACAGAATATTTTGACCAAAGATCAAAAGAAAAAGGTATATGGTATAGAACCATCCAGCCACAACCTCCGTCTGTGCCTTGGATAGATAATAGTAACCTACAAAGAACAGATTTATCCCTTATGATGTGCATTCGTTCCGGTCACATTCCATTTGAATAAGTTCGCCtaccttataaaaaaaataaattcaccgAATTGCCATGTAATATCATAGAAgatgtttttcatattttagtgGAGTGTGTCCGGAACAACGCGTACCgacgaaaatattttagtgataGTTTATCGTGTAATTCTGTTGGCTATTTCAATAGTGTGGCTACTCCAAATTCGATTAATGCTACAAGTACCTTGCGATTGGTTGGGATTTGCATTGAGAAAACTTAAAAAGTTCCTCAAGTCAAACCACAACTACATTCTTTCACAATGTATTTTCAGTTAATAGAATTGTAATAGGTATATGTACTCATTAAGTAAAGATTGTATTAATTACAGAGCGGCATAGTCAGAATGTAATGACTGAGctcttaaaataaagatttaaaaaaaaaaagattggtGCATTGGCAATTTAAAGAatgattaacatttcttacgagaggtgaccatttaccaccaGCTGACCAATGTCAATGTTATAAGTGTCAAGTTATGGTAGTATTAGGttataaatcatcatcattatcatcattctcctgccttTATCCCAATTTGATTTGCGGTCAGCGTAGCATATCTTCTTTCATATTTCCCTAtttccctatctgacgtcatctcacaagtaacattctttccagccacaTCGTCTTTCAcccaatccatccatcgtttctttggtcgtcccaAGTTATAAATaccgaaataattatttaataacgtcaattatttcaatgaaagtAATAAAGCAGATTTCGGTAATTGAACGACTAAAAACGTTCACACTTCAACTAAATTAAAATCCAAAGCTAATGAGAAATCAAcgctattaattaaataacaattaaaagaagATAATAACTATATCAGAATCGTTCTCTGACATGCCATTACTGTTTTTTCGACGTGAAGTGCAATGTCGTGATCGTGACGTTTTTTACGAGAGTTTATCCTTCCATCTATCGTGCAACTAAAAtccatttttttcaattcactATTTAACACGATTAAAACTATTCTACGAATTATAAATGTGCCGTTATTTCTTTTAAAGGCCTGCGTAGACCAATTTCCTCGACACAGCGACATCCAAGCGCAGACATCGGTGCCCCCATATGCCATATTTACGTCAGCGTCACAAGTAAGGCAAGGGGATGTGCTCAATGTCACCATTGGTAGTCCATTTGGAGCCCCGGCGCCGATTGGTGGATTTATCTTGCAAGCGCGAGGAATACAAGTaagtcttatttatatttcaaggaAGATTGTGGAAAAAAGcctttaagtaaaatatttggtGTATacatggaattttttttttttaaacaaacatcaCCAGTGCCTGTGACATTATTTGATgttctttgaaattattttatgcaaagatcaaaaaattttcaataaaaaacatttcgGTAATAAGATTAGGtcaaagaaaaatacaaaatcatatagGTATTTGcccttatttttcaaaaaaataatatgttaattttgacCAAAGGCGACCAGTATCACATCACCATTTTTCTCATATTGGCTAATCTACGATTATAAGTATGAGCAAAATGGTAGACGAGTGCTTTCATTCGGGCTTAGAAAACTATTCGTTGGTTTTTCTAATAGATATCCTGTAAgagttataacataaaataaagctatataatatgaagttattatattttttaacaaaaaatatctttcaaCGGTCTTTACAtgataactattttaaaattttcaggaTACCGAGAAGATTGTGGGGAAATTCACAAAAGTCCCAGACCCTAACCTCGCCCAAATCACAAACTGCCGTGGTAACAACGATACCGTCACGCACACCAACCCAGAGGAAAAAGCTCCTCTCAGCTTCACGTGGCAAGCGCCTGATGATTTTTTGGGAGGAATTGAATTTAGGTAAGATTGTTTATGGACTTAAAAATTCTATGTGCTATGAAATATGGTAAGTTGTTACTTCGAAACTGCAGGATATATGAAGAGGGACTGTTTTTCTCGAACCATCAATGCACTATCAACCAAAGCAGCTGAGACATTTTTTGTCTGTAATAACCCTGGCTCACtaactcttcaaaccggaacacaacaatacacaaTACTTCTGTTTAGGGGCAGTGCAAATTGTGGTGTAACCCAATCGGACAAAAATTCCCATGACTGGACTGTTGAAAACTTATTTGACGGAAGTCTTATTATTCTTATCCGGGTTTTAATCAACTTTATGCTTTAGTTTGTCTGCTTTTTGTAAGCCAACCGGGATTTACGAAGCTAGCGAAGCTAGCCTAATCTATCTACAGGTGGTTCGAATTTTATCGCGTTATGAGAATGAAACAGATAATGGCTACTTCAGTCAATATTTGTATGAGTACACACCTGTACACCTGTGTATATAGTTCATACTGTAGCTAACTAATCAACACTAAAACCCTGACAACGCCCAATTGCCTTGGGAATAAACGACGTTTCATAATTTTAGGCGTGACcacctattttatttacaatcccAACTTTATTGAGAGAAGCTACATACAAACGTCCACCTAGCAACGCATCTTTAAACCTATTGTCTCCAGCTACCTGTCTCAGTCAGACGGAAATCTGCATAAGATTAGGGATTGTAAAAGAAGCGAGGTGAAGCGACGTCTCGCttagtcatttaaataattaagcaattaattaatgactttaataaaacaatatttatttttttatttcttatcgcacgtttaattacattattgatTATTCCACAGCTGTATTGATACAGCAGAAAATGATTAATAAGTTcagcagttattttaatttttggtgCGAAAACATTTTTGGAAAAAGTTTTTTGGGCTGCCATTGATTGAATAGTTTGAAAATCATTTTAAGTTAGGTCAGTAGTATTTAATGGGCTATTGTCAATGTCTTGACCTTCGTTTATTTATAAGCCTAGATAGATCGTCATACCTAAGAATGCTTCGCTTCGCCTAAAGTTGTCCTCTAAGTAACCGCACACAAATAAAGCAATATGACGTTTGGCGAATTTCGAGGCTACCTGTCTCGCACACCAAGACAATTTGTCTTGCTCGTTTCATGtcttatatgatataaaaataatatgaggtCTTTTTCAATTGCAGTCGCAGTTATAGTACAATTAtgataattacttatatttacatatatgcgTATAAGGTAAATTAAAAGCAATGACGTTATTAGGATTACTAACTACATCTTgtattaaaatgtcattaacatttttaatacaaaaaatgatACATCAAATCCCTAtataaacaaagtatatttaataaatttataattaaaaaaaatatatacacattcaATACTGGATCTGAAGATCAGCAGTATTGACTGAGTCATTCGTCATAATCATTCAGTAAAGGTCaatttcattcataattataCACTGGATTCTGGACAGTACATATCAATCACCATCTTTGTTAATTCAGCTATGATTGCTCGCATTGTTTTAATGAAGGTGCTTGCTTTGTTATGACCTAGAAAACCGGTTCACTACAATAAGTTTATTATCATAgaacagataatatattagaaGTATCAGGTGATATTTTCAAATGGTAGAAtttcttgttaatattatttatttatttataaggacaactacttggtgatagggctttgtgcaagtccgtctgggtaggtaccacccactcatcagttattctaccgccaaataacagtactcagtattgttgtgttccggtttgaagggttagtgagccagtgtaactacaggcacaagagacataacatcttagttcccaaggttggtggcacattgacgatgtaagagatagttaatatttcttacagcgtcattgtctatgggtgatgatgaccacttaccatcaggtgggccatatgctcgtccaccaaagtttttagctaagtgttgtttcaattaaaagttaacaCGCATGTATAACCAATGAAATGTCATAATATAAACACTTACACGCAAACGCCCACATTTCACACACGCTCAATCACACGCACATTACAACGTAATAGGAATATGTAATAAGTTAAATCTTCGATCAATTTTCGATGTCTTTTACCaaagatatattatactagttgtcgcctgcggcttcacACGAGTTTTAGTGGGATGGTTGTCATgatttaggtaaaaaagtagctaaTATCCTTCCTTTGAGgtcaagcttgcttcacaacaaatttcatcaaattcggttcattgttttagtcgtgaaagagcgacagacagacagagctacttccacatttataaattagtatagaagtatatattGAGATCTCATGAGAAGTTAAAATATACTGAATGTCAAATCCATTACCTATTAATTGTATTGTCATGTCCCTGATCCCATTTTTACGATACGTTTTGTTCTGTGttgtttactattattaaagGTGACTGCATATGACGACTTACAATCAGTGAAATCACAAGAACTTAATTATACCTATTGCAtgggaatttattaataaattattatactttatattgtaaacgcgaaagtttgtgaggatgatTGTATAGATCTTGTTTCCCTTTCACATAAAAACTATTGAACTGATTTGGACGAAATTTGGAGGTTATACCCTGATTTATAACATAGACTGCCTAATAGCAGCCACTTGGGTCTTCAGCCAATCTATAGTGGATAATTTGCCCGCCCCCCTATGCTATaagaaaacaaatacaaatcaaCACATACTTCCTgtgttatcaattattttaacctatataaataaatagatgttttattgtttcagaGCGACTGTAGCGCAAGGTTACGCTACCTTCTGGAAGAATGTAGAATCCCCACTAGTCGAAGTGGTCACCCCAGACACGGTGATCACTACTTCTTCCCCCAGCGTCTCAACACAGCGAACGACCCTAGGACCACCAGTAATCATGGAAACTAAGGTACACCAATCACTACACGATACCCCATTTTGCGACAGTAGGTTCAAAATCCAATTAAGGGATAAGGGAAAATGATCTGTAAATATTGACACtcccatgttttttttaatttccaaaaatatatttcgaaaatcgaacaaaaatttttacataatgaTCTAACGTATTTCAGAACTTCATATTATTTAACGTATTCTGACTTGATGATGTTATTGATTTCAGCCCAAAGCAACGCCAAAATCACTCGACGTTATTTATCAAGGATGCGAGGACACAAAACTATGTTTTGGAATTCCAGCTAATTGTATACCAAACGGAAACTGCAAAGTCATAGTTGCCATCTTCGTCGCCGGCGACACCTACACTTTCGAGATCCAAGGGATCGACAACCCCAAATACGTAGCTGCAGGGTTGAGCTTGGACAACAAGATGGGAGACGACAGCGCCATGGAGTGCGTCAGGAACGACAACGGAAGGATCAACCTGTTCACATCCTGGACCTACCCGAAAGTCGAACCTTACGTCCGGAGGTCGGATTCGCCGCAGGACATCGTGCAACTCCTGGAATCCTCGATGATCGATGGGAAGCTGTACTGCAAGTTCCGGAGGGACACCGTATCGATGGTCAAGGGGCAGACGTTCGACCTGGCCAACAACAAGTACAACTTGATGGTGCTGGCTGGGGACTCGATGAAGGGTGAGTGCGGTGGAGTGCGGTAGAgtgttcacttggtggtagggctttgtgcaagcccgtctgggtaggtaccacccactcatcagttattctaccgccaaacaacagtactcagtattgttgtgttccggtctgaagggtgagtgagccagtgtaactacaggcacaagggacataacataacagttcccaaggttggtggcacattgacgatgtaaggaatagttaataattcttacagcgttaatgtctatgggcgatggtgaccacttaccatcaggtggcccatatgctcgtccgccaacctataccataaaaaaaaaagagtgcGGTGGGCGTGGGTTTGGGTGTGGGCTAATGCGGCGCGTTGCAGACGCGGAGCGCGTGGGCTTCCACAACGTGGGCTATGAGGCTTCGGGCGCGGCGCTGCGGCTGTCGTCACCGGGCGCGGCTGCGGTGGCGTCGCGGGTGCTCTTGCGCTTGCACGGCTGCTGCATGCTGGCGGCCTGGCTGGGCGCCGCCTCGCTCGGCATCGTGCTCGCCAGGTACGCCCACACTCAACCAAAATACCAAATCTACATCCCAACGCTTCTAAACtaaatcacttggtggtaggactttgtgctagcccgtctgggtaggtaccacccactcatcagttattcttccgccaaattgttgtgttccggtttgaagggtgagtcagtgtaactacaggcacaagggacatatcttagttcccaaggttggtggcacattgacgatgtaaggaatggttaatatttcttacagcgtcattgtctatgggtggtgaccacttaccatcaggtgtcccatatgctcgtccgccaacctataccattaaaaaaatacacggGAAAGTAATCCAAATTTTTTCCAAAAGTTGTCTTTACGATGTATTTTCTGACATATCTAAGTGAGGGTTAAGGGTTCATTCGGatccatctgggtaggtaccacccactcgttaCATAGCTTATACTCGTTATATAGCTTACGGTATAATTGGCGAGTGAGCCTTACgcactgtgtgtgtgtgtgtgtgtgtgtgtgtaacttaaagtaaaatttaaagataagcGCCCAGTGAAGAAATTGTGGATTTACAGGATACAATAGACTTCTTACAGTTTTGTCCTCGACTTCAGTTGActttagattaataaaaaaataaaaaacatatttactaatatcatatttattactttgaaataCATCTTATAAACGTAACGTGGTTCTGTATTCTCCAGATATTTCAAGAAGACCTGGGTGGGAAAAACACTCGGAGGAAAGGATATTTGGTTTGCCGTAAGTATTTCcacaatttcaaataataccTTAACAAGGGCCCCTAATTTCTTTCACCACCAAACATTTAGAGGTATACGTTGAGAGTGTCTTCTTATATATCCAAGATTTCTTATAATTATGGCAAAAAGAAGGTGATGCTAGTTTAGATTTGTTTGAGTAATGGTTGTTTATAACtcataaactcaaactcaaattgctttattcaatatagaagtattacactttattattgatggtcaattgaaacactaccaccggttcggaaaagaaaataccctgacctgagaagaaccggcgaaagaaatacagcagcaatattatataaacaattaaaatgaaatgaaatagccaggaggcgatcgtttcattcccaaggtgtgctgtcgatcataaactcattaattgtataataatcttTTGCACAGAAGCGTTCCTTGATAATAGGCTGTttgacttgtttttaaaatccattttatattatttagtagaggttaagaaacccagcaaaagttaatttttttatttttagtacatatttgccaaaaaatatcatattaaaaattccatatttaaataactcgcgaaaacactacttggacaatatggcgctgcaaaggggtcggtggcgtcactttgctgtaatttaatctgtggtacatatttcattatttatattataatatatagtagaaaagctaggtttacaagaaagcgacttcattataagcccggccaatcaggagcgttttgtgtcacgtgacaaacgtttgaaaaaatgcatatttatttgttgatttttgaataaattaagtattattttcaagtttcgttagtaaataaccatttttaaactcataatatatagtgattacaataattcacaatttatttttcgcattgtcaaatagcctctTTTTtaaacagaggcattttgaacgctttctgggatcctgttgtaaaaccgtattaCCCCACAAAGGCGTTACTgactatgcagtcgagtaacaggagtaacaagtttgtgtttgttcctagAACCAATGCTATGAgcatcacattttctcatataatcattaatatttttatatcatata
Coding sequences within it:
- the LOC124539328 gene encoding putative ferric-chelate reductase 1 homolog isoform X1 translates to MLRRKRNVKLILITVLSLVSVSHQYGSGAPPMACVDQFPRHSDIQAQTSVPPYAIFTSASQVRQGDVLNVTIGSPFGAPAPIGGFILQARGIQDTEKIVGKFTKVPDPNLAQITNCRGNNDTVTHTNPEEKAPLSFTWQAPDDFLGGIEFRATVAQGYATFWKNVESPLVEVVTPDTVITTSSPSVSTQRTTLGPPVIMETKPKATPKSLDVIYQGCEDTKLCFGIPANCIPNGNCKVIVAIFVAGDTYTFEIQGIDNPKYVAAGLSLDNKMGDDSAMECVRNDNGRINLFTSWTYPKVEPYVRRSDSPQDIVQLLESSMIDGKLYCKFRRDTVSMVKGQTFDLANNKYNLMVLAGDSMKDAERVGFHNVGYEASGAALRLSSPGAAAVASRVLLRLHGCCMLAAWLGAASLGIVLARYFKKTWVGKTLGGKDIWFAYHRILMVLTWVLTMAGFILILIDVGGWQTTGDNPHAITGIITVVLCFIQPIGAFFRPHPGTKHRPLFNWLHWLVGNSAHILGIATIFLAVYLQKAQLPAWSVFVLAAFVVFHVIAHVVLSLTVCVSEGRISNGRVNSFPMKDMLGHSRQVTAVDRSSDAPFSVFRKHLLGVYAPIVLLFVVAMICLVALAPIGETYNSLMGA
- the LOC124539328 gene encoding putative ferric-chelate reductase 1 homolog isoform X2, encoding MLRRKRNVKLILITVLSLVSVSHQYGSGAPPMACVDQFPRHSDIQAQTSVPPYAIFTSASQVRQGDVLNVTIGSPFGAPAPIGGFILQARGIQDTEKIVGKFTKVPDPNLAQITNCRGNNDTVTHTNPEEKAPLSFTWQAPDDFLGGIEFRATVAQGYATFWKNVESPLVEVVTPDTVITTSSPSVSTQRTTLGPPVIMETKPKATPKSLDVIYQGCEDTKLCFGIPANCIPNGNCKVIVAIFVAGDTYTFEIQGIDNPKYVAAGLSLDNKMGDDSAMECVRNDNGRINLFTSWTYPKVEPYVRRSDSPQDIVQLLESSMIDGKLYCKFRRDTVSMVKGQTFDLANNKYNLMVLAGDSMKDAERVGFHNVGYEASGAALRLSSPGAAAVASRVLLRLHGCCMLAAWLGAASLGIVLARYFKKTWVGKTLGGKDIWFAYHRILMVLTWVLTMAGFILILIDVGGWQTTGDNPHAITGIITVVLCFIQPIGAFFRPHPGTKHRPLFNWLHWLVGNSAHILGIATIFLAVYLQKAQLPAWSVFVLAAFVVFHVIAHVVLSFSVFRKHLLGVYAPIVLLFVVAMICLVALAPIGETYNSLMGA